Proteins from a genomic interval of Echeneis naucrates chromosome 21, fEcheNa1.1, whole genome shotgun sequence:
- the LOC115061506 gene encoding abl interactor 2-like isoform X1, producing the protein MAELQMLLEEEIPAGRRALLDSFSNLERVAEYCETNYVQSADKQRALEETKSYTTQSLASVAYLINTLANNVLQMLDIQASQLRRMESSVNHISQTVDIHKEKVARREIGILTTNKNTSRSHKIVAPANPERPVRYIRKPIDYSMLDDIGHGVKWLLRFKVNGQGNMKLGGSLSRSNPPTQKPPSPPRAGKGILGKNSPYRTLEPVRPPVVPNDYVSSPTRNNIAAGQLPSPARTATLNHRPRTYSGSSGGSHPSSSSRSSSRENSGSGCVGVPIAVPTPSPPSTFPVSPTTGPASSSSTAPNSSPSPSPTPSSFSSSSSSTTTLTQPSAPLPPNSPSHPTDSPPPSKAPTLSDPTPTTSEPQSGFFLGEVSPVLPPAPPPLSSSSSSSAEGPIVPQFFSMNRPQPRQQAPQVGGSLPYRRPPSVTGQPIVTQNQVNGGPHYNQSPASPPPTTLLQFTPQLPLMGFVARVQESISDAPPPATPAADSQSGPEEPPPSPQPLEDGPEEEEGSAVVEYNDPYAEEDPPWAPRTYTEKVVAIYDYTADKEDELSFQEGAIIYVIKKNEDGWFEGVMNATTGLFPGNYVESIMHYAD; encoded by the exons TCTGCAGACAAGCAGCGAGCGCTGGAGGAGACGAAGAGCTACACCACCCAGTCTCTGGCCAGCGTCGCCTACCTCATCAACACGCTAGCCAACAATGTGCTGCAGATGCTGGACATCCAGGCCTCACAGCTCCGCCGCATGGAGAGCTCCGTCAACCACATCTCACAG ACTGTCGACATTCACAAAGAGAAGGTTGCGAGGCGGGAGATCGGCATCTTGACCACCAACAAGAACACATCCCGCTCACATAAGATCGTTGCTCCGGCCAATCCGGAGAGGCCAGTGCGCTACATCAGGAAGCCCATCGACTACAGCATGCTGGATGACATTGGACACGGAGTCAAG TGGTTGTTGAGGTTCAAG gtAAATGGCCAGGGCAACATGAAGCTAGGAGGGAGTCTGTCCAGgtccaacccccccacccagaaACCCCCCAGCCCTCCGAGGGCCGGAAAAGGCATCTTAGG GAAGAACTCTCCCTACAGAACCTTGGAGCCAGTGCGCCCCCCAGTGGTACCCAACGATTATGTTTCCAGCCCCACCAGAAACAATATTGCTGCAGGGCAGCTGCCCAGCCCGGCGCGCACCGCCACCCTCAACCACCGGCCCCGAACATACAG tgGTAGCAGTGGGGGGAGTcaccccagcagcagcagtcggagcagcagcagggagaacAGCGGCAGCGGCTGTGTGGGGGTTCCCATCGCCGTGCCGACACCCTCCCCACCGTCCACCTTcccag TTTCTCCAACTACTGGACCAGCTagctcctcctccactgctcctaactcctccccctccccttcaccgactccttcctccttctcctcctcctcctcctccaccacaaCCTTAACACAACCCAGTGCACCTTTGCCCCCAAATTCACCTTCACATCCCACTGACTCCCCCCCTCCATCAAAAGCACCTACCTTATCtgaccccacccccaccacctctGAGCCCCAATCAGGTTTTTTTCTTGGAGAAGTGTCTCCTgtccttcctcctgctcctcctcctctctcttcctcctcttcatcatctgcTGAAG GTCCTATCGTCCCTCAGTTCTTCAGTATGAACCGGCCTCAGCCACGACAGCAGGCTCCTCAGGTGGGTGGGTCACTGCCGTACCGCCGCCCCCCCTCTGTGACCGGTCAGCCAATTGTAACACAGAACCAGGTGAACGGCGGCCCGCACTACAACCAGAGTCCAG cctccccccctcccaccaccctCCTCCAGTTCACCCCCCAGCTTCCTCTCATGGGATTTGTTGCTCGAGTTCAAGAGTCCA TTTCAGATGCTCCTCCTCCCGCCACCCCTGCTGCTGACAGCCAATCAGGGCCAGAGGAGCCCCCCCCTAGTCCTCAGCCATTGGAAGATggacctgaggaggaggaggggtcgGCAGTGGTGGAGTATAATGACCCGTACGCTGAGGAAGATCCACCATGGGCCCCCAGGACCTACACGGAGAAAG TGGTGGCCATCTACGACTACACCGCTGACAAAGAGGATGAGCTGTCGTTCCAGGAAGGAGCCATCATCTATGTCATCAAGAAGAACGAGGATGGCTGGTTCGAAGGCGTGATGAACGCCACCACCGGCCTCTTCCCCGGGAACTACGTGGAGTCCATCATGCACTACGCcgactga
- the LOC115061506 gene encoding abl interactor 2-like isoform X2, which produces MAELQMLLEEEIPAGRRALLDSFSNLERVAEYCETNYVQSADKQRALEETKSYTTQSLASVAYLINTLANNVLQMLDIQASQLRRMESSVNHISQTVDIHKEKVARREIGILTTNKNTSRSHKIVAPANPERPVRYIRKPIDYSMLDDIGHGVKWLLRFKVNGQGNMKLGGSLSRSNPPTQKPPSPPRAGKGILGKNSPYRTLEPVRPPVVPNDYVSSPTRNNIAAGQLPSPARTATLNHRPRTYSGSSGGSHPSSSSRSSSRENSGSGCVGVPIAVPTPSPPSTFPGPIVPQFFSMNRPQPRQQAPQVGGSLPYRRPPSVTGQPIVTQNQVNGGPHYNQSPASPPPTTLLQFTPQLPLMGFVARVQESISDAPPPATPAADSQSGPEEPPPSPQPLEDGPEEEEGSAVVEYNDPYAEEDPPWAPRTYTEKVVAIYDYTADKEDELSFQEGAIIYVIKKNEDGWFEGVMNATTGLFPGNYVESIMHYAD; this is translated from the exons TCTGCAGACAAGCAGCGAGCGCTGGAGGAGACGAAGAGCTACACCACCCAGTCTCTGGCCAGCGTCGCCTACCTCATCAACACGCTAGCCAACAATGTGCTGCAGATGCTGGACATCCAGGCCTCACAGCTCCGCCGCATGGAGAGCTCCGTCAACCACATCTCACAG ACTGTCGACATTCACAAAGAGAAGGTTGCGAGGCGGGAGATCGGCATCTTGACCACCAACAAGAACACATCCCGCTCACATAAGATCGTTGCTCCGGCCAATCCGGAGAGGCCAGTGCGCTACATCAGGAAGCCCATCGACTACAGCATGCTGGATGACATTGGACACGGAGTCAAG TGGTTGTTGAGGTTCAAG gtAAATGGCCAGGGCAACATGAAGCTAGGAGGGAGTCTGTCCAGgtccaacccccccacccagaaACCCCCCAGCCCTCCGAGGGCCGGAAAAGGCATCTTAGG GAAGAACTCTCCCTACAGAACCTTGGAGCCAGTGCGCCCCCCAGTGGTACCCAACGATTATGTTTCCAGCCCCACCAGAAACAATATTGCTGCAGGGCAGCTGCCCAGCCCGGCGCGCACCGCCACCCTCAACCACCGGCCCCGAACATACAG tgGTAGCAGTGGGGGGAGTcaccccagcagcagcagtcggagcagcagcagggagaacAGCGGCAGCGGCTGTGTGGGGGTTCCCATCGCCGTGCCGACACCCTCCCCACCGTCCACCTTcccag GTCCTATCGTCCCTCAGTTCTTCAGTATGAACCGGCCTCAGCCACGACAGCAGGCTCCTCAGGTGGGTGGGTCACTGCCGTACCGCCGCCCCCCCTCTGTGACCGGTCAGCCAATTGTAACACAGAACCAGGTGAACGGCGGCCCGCACTACAACCAGAGTCCAG cctccccccctcccaccaccctCCTCCAGTTCACCCCCCAGCTTCCTCTCATGGGATTTGTTGCTCGAGTTCAAGAGTCCA TTTCAGATGCTCCTCCTCCCGCCACCCCTGCTGCTGACAGCCAATCAGGGCCAGAGGAGCCCCCCCCTAGTCCTCAGCCATTGGAAGATggacctgaggaggaggaggggtcgGCAGTGGTGGAGTATAATGACCCGTACGCTGAGGAAGATCCACCATGGGCCCCCAGGACCTACACGGAGAAAG TGGTGGCCATCTACGACTACACCGCTGACAAAGAGGATGAGCTGTCGTTCCAGGAAGGAGCCATCATCTATGTCATCAAGAAGAACGAGGATGGCTGGTTCGAAGGCGTGATGAACGCCACCACCGGCCTCTTCCCCGGGAACTACGTGGAGTCCATCATGCACTACGCcgactga
- the LOC115061506 gene encoding abl interactor 2-like isoform X6 has translation MAELQMLLEEEIPAGRRALLDSFSNLERVAEYCETNYVQSADKQRALEETKSYTTQSLASVAYLINTLANNVLQMLDIQASQLRRMESSVNHISQTVDIHKEKVARREIGILTTNKNTSRSHKIVAPANPERPVRYIRKPIDYSMLDDIGHGVKVNGQGNMKLGGSLSRSNPPTQKPPSPPRAGKGILGKNSPYRTLEPVRPPVVPNDYVSSPTRNNIAAGQLPSPARTATLNHRPRTYSGSSGGSHPSSSSRSSSRENSGSGCVGVPIAVPTPSPPSTFPGNTPQFFSMNRPQPRQQAPQVGGSLPYRRPPSVTGQPIVTQNQVNGGPHYNQSPVSDAPPPATPAADSQSGPEEPPPSPQPLEDGPEEEEGSAVVEYNDPYAEEDPPWAPRTYTEKVVAIYDYTADKEDELSFQEGAIIYVIKKNEDGWFEGVMNATTGLFPGNYVESIMHYAD, from the exons TCTGCAGACAAGCAGCGAGCGCTGGAGGAGACGAAGAGCTACACCACCCAGTCTCTGGCCAGCGTCGCCTACCTCATCAACACGCTAGCCAACAATGTGCTGCAGATGCTGGACATCCAGGCCTCACAGCTCCGCCGCATGGAGAGCTCCGTCAACCACATCTCACAG ACTGTCGACATTCACAAAGAGAAGGTTGCGAGGCGGGAGATCGGCATCTTGACCACCAACAAGAACACATCCCGCTCACATAAGATCGTTGCTCCGGCCAATCCGGAGAGGCCAGTGCGCTACATCAGGAAGCCCATCGACTACAGCATGCTGGATGACATTGGACACGGAGTCAAG gtAAATGGCCAGGGCAACATGAAGCTAGGAGGGAGTCTGTCCAGgtccaacccccccacccagaaACCCCCCAGCCCTCCGAGGGCCGGAAAAGGCATCTTAGG GAAGAACTCTCCCTACAGAACCTTGGAGCCAGTGCGCCCCCCAGTGGTACCCAACGATTATGTTTCCAGCCCCACCAGAAACAATATTGCTGCAGGGCAGCTGCCCAGCCCGGCGCGCACCGCCACCCTCAACCACCGGCCCCGAACATACAG tgGTAGCAGTGGGGGGAGTcaccccagcagcagcagtcggagcagcagcagggagaacAGCGGCAGCGGCTGTGTGGGGGTTCCCATCGCCGTGCCGACACCCTCCCCACCGTCCACCTTcccaggtaacac CCCTCAGTTCTTCAGTATGAACCGGCCTCAGCCACGACAGCAGGCTCCTCAGGTGGGTGGGTCACTGCCGTACCGCCGCCCCCCCTCTGTGACCGGTCAGCCAATTGTAACACAGAACCAGGTGAACGGCGGCCCGCACTACAACCAGAGTCCAG TTTCAGATGCTCCTCCTCCCGCCACCCCTGCTGCTGACAGCCAATCAGGGCCAGAGGAGCCCCCCCCTAGTCCTCAGCCATTGGAAGATggacctgaggaggaggaggggtcgGCAGTGGTGGAGTATAATGACCCGTACGCTGAGGAAGATCCACCATGGGCCCCCAGGACCTACACGGAGAAAG TGGTGGCCATCTACGACTACACCGCTGACAAAGAGGATGAGCTGTCGTTCCAGGAAGGAGCCATCATCTATGTCATCAAGAAGAACGAGGATGGCTGGTTCGAAGGCGTGATGAACGCCACCACCGGCCTCTTCCCCGGGAACTACGTGGAGTCCATCATGCACTACGCcgactga
- the LOC115061506 gene encoding abl interactor 2-like isoform X3 has translation MAELQMLLEEEIPAGRRALLDSFSNLERVAEYCETNYVQSADKQRALEETKSYTTQSLASVAYLINTLANNVLQMLDIQASQLRRMESSVNHISQTVDIHKEKVARREIGILTTNKNTSRSHKIVAPANPERPVRYIRKPIDYSMLDDIGHGVKVNGQGNMKLGGSLSRSNPPTQKPPSPPRAGKGILGKNSPYRTLEPVRPPVVPNDYVSSPTRNNIAAGQLPSPARTATLNHRPRTYSGSSGGSHPSSSSRSSSRENSGSGCVGVPIAVPTPSPPSTFPGPIVPQFFSMNRPQPRQQAPQVGGSLPYRRPPSVTGQPIVTQNQVNGGPHYNQSPASPPPTTLLQFTPQLPLMGFVARVQESISDAPPPATPAADSQSGPEEPPPSPQPLEDGPEEEEGSAVVEYNDPYAEEDPPWAPRTYTEKVVAIYDYTADKEDELSFQEGAIIYVIKKNEDGWFEGVMNATTGLFPGNYVESIMHYAD, from the exons TCTGCAGACAAGCAGCGAGCGCTGGAGGAGACGAAGAGCTACACCACCCAGTCTCTGGCCAGCGTCGCCTACCTCATCAACACGCTAGCCAACAATGTGCTGCAGATGCTGGACATCCAGGCCTCACAGCTCCGCCGCATGGAGAGCTCCGTCAACCACATCTCACAG ACTGTCGACATTCACAAAGAGAAGGTTGCGAGGCGGGAGATCGGCATCTTGACCACCAACAAGAACACATCCCGCTCACATAAGATCGTTGCTCCGGCCAATCCGGAGAGGCCAGTGCGCTACATCAGGAAGCCCATCGACTACAGCATGCTGGATGACATTGGACACGGAGTCAAG gtAAATGGCCAGGGCAACATGAAGCTAGGAGGGAGTCTGTCCAGgtccaacccccccacccagaaACCCCCCAGCCCTCCGAGGGCCGGAAAAGGCATCTTAGG GAAGAACTCTCCCTACAGAACCTTGGAGCCAGTGCGCCCCCCAGTGGTACCCAACGATTATGTTTCCAGCCCCACCAGAAACAATATTGCTGCAGGGCAGCTGCCCAGCCCGGCGCGCACCGCCACCCTCAACCACCGGCCCCGAACATACAG tgGTAGCAGTGGGGGGAGTcaccccagcagcagcagtcggagcagcagcagggagaacAGCGGCAGCGGCTGTGTGGGGGTTCCCATCGCCGTGCCGACACCCTCCCCACCGTCCACCTTcccag GTCCTATCGTCCCTCAGTTCTTCAGTATGAACCGGCCTCAGCCACGACAGCAGGCTCCTCAGGTGGGTGGGTCACTGCCGTACCGCCGCCCCCCCTCTGTGACCGGTCAGCCAATTGTAACACAGAACCAGGTGAACGGCGGCCCGCACTACAACCAGAGTCCAG cctccccccctcccaccaccctCCTCCAGTTCACCCCCCAGCTTCCTCTCATGGGATTTGTTGCTCGAGTTCAAGAGTCCA TTTCAGATGCTCCTCCTCCCGCCACCCCTGCTGCTGACAGCCAATCAGGGCCAGAGGAGCCCCCCCCTAGTCCTCAGCCATTGGAAGATggacctgaggaggaggaggggtcgGCAGTGGTGGAGTATAATGACCCGTACGCTGAGGAAGATCCACCATGGGCCCCCAGGACCTACACGGAGAAAG TGGTGGCCATCTACGACTACACCGCTGACAAAGAGGATGAGCTGTCGTTCCAGGAAGGAGCCATCATCTATGTCATCAAGAAGAACGAGGATGGCTGGTTCGAAGGCGTGATGAACGCCACCACCGGCCTCTTCCCCGGGAACTACGTGGAGTCCATCATGCACTACGCcgactga
- the LOC115061506 gene encoding abl interactor 2-like isoform X8: protein MAELQMLLEEEIPAGRRALLDSFSNLERVAEYCETNYVQSADKQRALEETKSYTTQSLASVAYLINTLANNVLQMLDIQASQLRRMESSVNHISQTVDIHKEKVARREIGILTTNKNTSRSHKIVAPANPERPVRYIRKPIDYSMLDDIGHGVKVNGQGNMKLGGSLSRSNPPTQKPPSPPRAGKGILGKNSPYRTLEPVRPPVVPNDYVSSPTRNNIAAGQLPSPARTATLNHRPRTYSGSSGGSHPSSSSRSSSRENSGSGCVGVPIAVPTPSPPSTFPVSDAPPPATPAADSQSGPEEPPPSPQPLEDGPEEEEGSAVVEYNDPYAEEDPPWAPRTYTEKVVAIYDYTADKEDELSFQEGAIIYVIKKNEDGWFEGVMNATTGLFPGNYVESIMHYAD from the exons TCTGCAGACAAGCAGCGAGCGCTGGAGGAGACGAAGAGCTACACCACCCAGTCTCTGGCCAGCGTCGCCTACCTCATCAACACGCTAGCCAACAATGTGCTGCAGATGCTGGACATCCAGGCCTCACAGCTCCGCCGCATGGAGAGCTCCGTCAACCACATCTCACAG ACTGTCGACATTCACAAAGAGAAGGTTGCGAGGCGGGAGATCGGCATCTTGACCACCAACAAGAACACATCCCGCTCACATAAGATCGTTGCTCCGGCCAATCCGGAGAGGCCAGTGCGCTACATCAGGAAGCCCATCGACTACAGCATGCTGGATGACATTGGACACGGAGTCAAG gtAAATGGCCAGGGCAACATGAAGCTAGGAGGGAGTCTGTCCAGgtccaacccccccacccagaaACCCCCCAGCCCTCCGAGGGCCGGAAAAGGCATCTTAGG GAAGAACTCTCCCTACAGAACCTTGGAGCCAGTGCGCCCCCCAGTGGTACCCAACGATTATGTTTCCAGCCCCACCAGAAACAATATTGCTGCAGGGCAGCTGCCCAGCCCGGCGCGCACCGCCACCCTCAACCACCGGCCCCGAACATACAG tgGTAGCAGTGGGGGGAGTcaccccagcagcagcagtcggagcagcagcagggagaacAGCGGCAGCGGCTGTGTGGGGGTTCCCATCGCCGTGCCGACACCCTCCCCACCGTCCACCTTcccag TTTCAGATGCTCCTCCTCCCGCCACCCCTGCTGCTGACAGCCAATCAGGGCCAGAGGAGCCCCCCCCTAGTCCTCAGCCATTGGAAGATggacctgaggaggaggaggggtcgGCAGTGGTGGAGTATAATGACCCGTACGCTGAGGAAGATCCACCATGGGCCCCCAGGACCTACACGGAGAAAG TGGTGGCCATCTACGACTACACCGCTGACAAAGAGGATGAGCTGTCGTTCCAGGAAGGAGCCATCATCTATGTCATCAAGAAGAACGAGGATGGCTGGTTCGAAGGCGTGATGAACGCCACCACCGGCCTCTTCCCCGGGAACTACGTGGAGTCCATCATGCACTACGCcgactga
- the LOC115061506 gene encoding abl interactor 2-like isoform X4, protein MSVFSSSSDLMKKIFSFILSADKQRALEETKSYTTQSLASVAYLINTLANNVLQMLDIQASQLRRMESSVNHISQTVDIHKEKVARREIGILTTNKNTSRSHKIVAPANPERPVRYIRKPIDYSMLDDIGHGVKWLLRFKVNGQGNMKLGGSLSRSNPPTQKPPSPPRAGKGILGKNSPYRTLEPVRPPVVPNDYVSSPTRNNIAAGQLPSPARTATLNHRPRTYSGSSGGSHPSSSSRSSSRENSGSGCVGVPIAVPTPSPPSTFPGPIVPQFFSMNRPQPRQQAPQVGGSLPYRRPPSVTGQPIVTQNQVNGGPHYNQSPASPPPTTLLQFTPQLPLMGFVARVQESISDAPPPATPAADSQSGPEEPPPSPQPLEDGPEEEEGSAVVEYNDPYAEEDPPWAPRTYTEKVVAIYDYTADKEDELSFQEGAIIYVIKKNEDGWFEGVMNATTGLFPGNYVESIMHYAD, encoded by the exons TCTGCAGACAAGCAGCGAGCGCTGGAGGAGACGAAGAGCTACACCACCCAGTCTCTGGCCAGCGTCGCCTACCTCATCAACACGCTAGCCAACAATGTGCTGCAGATGCTGGACATCCAGGCCTCACAGCTCCGCCGCATGGAGAGCTCCGTCAACCACATCTCACAG ACTGTCGACATTCACAAAGAGAAGGTTGCGAGGCGGGAGATCGGCATCTTGACCACCAACAAGAACACATCCCGCTCACATAAGATCGTTGCTCCGGCCAATCCGGAGAGGCCAGTGCGCTACATCAGGAAGCCCATCGACTACAGCATGCTGGATGACATTGGACACGGAGTCAAG TGGTTGTTGAGGTTCAAG gtAAATGGCCAGGGCAACATGAAGCTAGGAGGGAGTCTGTCCAGgtccaacccccccacccagaaACCCCCCAGCCCTCCGAGGGCCGGAAAAGGCATCTTAGG GAAGAACTCTCCCTACAGAACCTTGGAGCCAGTGCGCCCCCCAGTGGTACCCAACGATTATGTTTCCAGCCCCACCAGAAACAATATTGCTGCAGGGCAGCTGCCCAGCCCGGCGCGCACCGCCACCCTCAACCACCGGCCCCGAACATACAG tgGTAGCAGTGGGGGGAGTcaccccagcagcagcagtcggagcagcagcagggagaacAGCGGCAGCGGCTGTGTGGGGGTTCCCATCGCCGTGCCGACACCCTCCCCACCGTCCACCTTcccag GTCCTATCGTCCCTCAGTTCTTCAGTATGAACCGGCCTCAGCCACGACAGCAGGCTCCTCAGGTGGGTGGGTCACTGCCGTACCGCCGCCCCCCCTCTGTGACCGGTCAGCCAATTGTAACACAGAACCAGGTGAACGGCGGCCCGCACTACAACCAGAGTCCAG cctccccccctcccaccaccctCCTCCAGTTCACCCCCCAGCTTCCTCTCATGGGATTTGTTGCTCGAGTTCAAGAGTCCA TTTCAGATGCTCCTCCTCCCGCCACCCCTGCTGCTGACAGCCAATCAGGGCCAGAGGAGCCCCCCCCTAGTCCTCAGCCATTGGAAGATggacctgaggaggaggaggggtcgGCAGTGGTGGAGTATAATGACCCGTACGCTGAGGAAGATCCACCATGGGCCCCCAGGACCTACACGGAGAAAG TGGTGGCCATCTACGACTACACCGCTGACAAAGAGGATGAGCTGTCGTTCCAGGAAGGAGCCATCATCTATGTCATCAAGAAGAACGAGGATGGCTGGTTCGAAGGCGTGATGAACGCCACCACCGGCCTCTTCCCCGGGAACTACGTGGAGTCCATCATGCACTACGCcgactga
- the LOC115061506 gene encoding abl interactor 2-like isoform X5, with product MAELQMLLEEEIPAGRRALLDSFSNLERVAEYCETNYVQSADKQRALEETKSYTTQSLASVAYLINTLANNVLQMLDIQASQLRRMESSVNHISQTVDIHKEKVARREIGILTTNKNTSRSHKIVAPANPERPVRYIRKPIDYSMLDDIGHGVKVNGQGNMKLGGSLSRSNPPTQKPPSPPRAGKGILGKNSPYRTLEPVRPPVVPNDYVSSPTRNNIAAGQLPSPARTATLNHRPRTYSGSSGGSHPSSSSRSSSRENSGSGCVGVPIAVPTPSPPSTFPGPIVPQFFSMNRPQPRQQAPQVGGSLPYRRPPSVTGQPIVTQNQVNGGPHYNQSPVSDAPPPATPAADSQSGPEEPPPSPQPLEDGPEEEEGSAVVEYNDPYAEEDPPWAPRTYTEKVVAIYDYTADKEDELSFQEGAIIYVIKKNEDGWFEGVMNATTGLFPGNYVESIMHYAD from the exons TCTGCAGACAAGCAGCGAGCGCTGGAGGAGACGAAGAGCTACACCACCCAGTCTCTGGCCAGCGTCGCCTACCTCATCAACACGCTAGCCAACAATGTGCTGCAGATGCTGGACATCCAGGCCTCACAGCTCCGCCGCATGGAGAGCTCCGTCAACCACATCTCACAG ACTGTCGACATTCACAAAGAGAAGGTTGCGAGGCGGGAGATCGGCATCTTGACCACCAACAAGAACACATCCCGCTCACATAAGATCGTTGCTCCGGCCAATCCGGAGAGGCCAGTGCGCTACATCAGGAAGCCCATCGACTACAGCATGCTGGATGACATTGGACACGGAGTCAAG gtAAATGGCCAGGGCAACATGAAGCTAGGAGGGAGTCTGTCCAGgtccaacccccccacccagaaACCCCCCAGCCCTCCGAGGGCCGGAAAAGGCATCTTAGG GAAGAACTCTCCCTACAGAACCTTGGAGCCAGTGCGCCCCCCAGTGGTACCCAACGATTATGTTTCCAGCCCCACCAGAAACAATATTGCTGCAGGGCAGCTGCCCAGCCCGGCGCGCACCGCCACCCTCAACCACCGGCCCCGAACATACAG tgGTAGCAGTGGGGGGAGTcaccccagcagcagcagtcggagcagcagcagggagaacAGCGGCAGCGGCTGTGTGGGGGTTCCCATCGCCGTGCCGACACCCTCCCCACCGTCCACCTTcccag GTCCTATCGTCCCTCAGTTCTTCAGTATGAACCGGCCTCAGCCACGACAGCAGGCTCCTCAGGTGGGTGGGTCACTGCCGTACCGCCGCCCCCCCTCTGTGACCGGTCAGCCAATTGTAACACAGAACCAGGTGAACGGCGGCCCGCACTACAACCAGAGTCCAG TTTCAGATGCTCCTCCTCCCGCCACCCCTGCTGCTGACAGCCAATCAGGGCCAGAGGAGCCCCCCCCTAGTCCTCAGCCATTGGAAGATggacctgaggaggaggaggggtcgGCAGTGGTGGAGTATAATGACCCGTACGCTGAGGAAGATCCACCATGGGCCCCCAGGACCTACACGGAGAAAG TGGTGGCCATCTACGACTACACCGCTGACAAAGAGGATGAGCTGTCGTTCCAGGAAGGAGCCATCATCTATGTCATCAAGAAGAACGAGGATGGCTGGTTCGAAGGCGTGATGAACGCCACCACCGGCCTCTTCCCCGGGAACTACGTGGAGTCCATCATGCACTACGCcgactga
- the LOC115061506 gene encoding abl interactor 2-like isoform X7, which translates to MLQTVDIHKEKVARREIGILTTNKNTSRSHKIVAPANPERPVRYIRKPIDYSMLDDIGHGVKWLLRFKVNGQGNMKLGGSLSRSNPPTQKPPSPPRAGKGILGKNSPYRTLEPVRPPVVPNDYVSSPTRNNIAAGQLPSPARTATLNHRPRTYSGSSGGSHPSSSSRSSSRENSGSGCVGVPIAVPTPSPPSTFPGPIVPQFFSMNRPQPRQQAPQVGGSLPYRRPPSVTGQPIVTQNQVNGGPHYNQSPASPPPTTLLQFTPQLPLMGFVARVQESISDAPPPATPAADSQSGPEEPPPSPQPLEDGPEEEEGSAVVEYNDPYAEEDPPWAPRTYTEKVVAIYDYTADKEDELSFQEGAIIYVIKKNEDGWFEGVMNATTGLFPGNYVESIMHYAD; encoded by the exons ATGCTGCAG ACTGTCGACATTCACAAAGAGAAGGTTGCGAGGCGGGAGATCGGCATCTTGACCACCAACAAGAACACATCCCGCTCACATAAGATCGTTGCTCCGGCCAATCCGGAGAGGCCAGTGCGCTACATCAGGAAGCCCATCGACTACAGCATGCTGGATGACATTGGACACGGAGTCAAG TGGTTGTTGAGGTTCAAG gtAAATGGCCAGGGCAACATGAAGCTAGGAGGGAGTCTGTCCAGgtccaacccccccacccagaaACCCCCCAGCCCTCCGAGGGCCGGAAAAGGCATCTTAGG GAAGAACTCTCCCTACAGAACCTTGGAGCCAGTGCGCCCCCCAGTGGTACCCAACGATTATGTTTCCAGCCCCACCAGAAACAATATTGCTGCAGGGCAGCTGCCCAGCCCGGCGCGCACCGCCACCCTCAACCACCGGCCCCGAACATACAG tgGTAGCAGTGGGGGGAGTcaccccagcagcagcagtcggagcagcagcagggagaacAGCGGCAGCGGCTGTGTGGGGGTTCCCATCGCCGTGCCGACACCCTCCCCACCGTCCACCTTcccag GTCCTATCGTCCCTCAGTTCTTCAGTATGAACCGGCCTCAGCCACGACAGCAGGCTCCTCAGGTGGGTGGGTCACTGCCGTACCGCCGCCCCCCCTCTGTGACCGGTCAGCCAATTGTAACACAGAACCAGGTGAACGGCGGCCCGCACTACAACCAGAGTCCAG cctccccccctcccaccaccctCCTCCAGTTCACCCCCCAGCTTCCTCTCATGGGATTTGTTGCTCGAGTTCAAGAGTCCA TTTCAGATGCTCCTCCTCCCGCCACCCCTGCTGCTGACAGCCAATCAGGGCCAGAGGAGCCCCCCCCTAGTCCTCAGCCATTGGAAGATggacctgaggaggaggaggggtcgGCAGTGGTGGAGTATAATGACCCGTACGCTGAGGAAGATCCACCATGGGCCCCCAGGACCTACACGGAGAAAG TGGTGGCCATCTACGACTACACCGCTGACAAAGAGGATGAGCTGTCGTTCCAGGAAGGAGCCATCATCTATGTCATCAAGAAGAACGAGGATGGCTGGTTCGAAGGCGTGATGAACGCCACCACCGGCCTCTTCCCCGGGAACTACGTGGAGTCCATCATGCACTACGCcgactga